From the Methanophagales archaeon genome, the window AGGAGGTATATCATGCATAGCGGTACTGGATAGGAGGAAGTATTACGAGAGGATATTAAAGCTTGTGAAAGATAACGGATAATGGATAAACACATGTGGTGAAGAAGGAGATGCCTGTTGAGTTATTAAAGAACGAGCAGGAATTGGTGAAGAAATTAGGGAGGCGAATAAGGGGCAAAGGAGATGCAACAGTATCAGTATTAGATATGGGTTGTGGTACAGGGAGGCTTGCGGCATATCTCAGGGAAGAAGCGGGCTGTGAGGTGCTTGGAATAGATGTGATGCGGGATAAGATAGAGAGAGCAAGGCGAATAAGGGGTAGGGGTGTTGAATTTGGGGTGCAATCGGCGGAGTATATGGGTTTAAAAGACGAAACCTTTGATTTTGTTGTATCACTGAAGGTACTGCATGAGATCCCCCATCCCAAGATTGCGTTGCGGGAGGCGATTCGCGTGTTGAAGAATCGAGGGCGGATATTAATCATTGACTGGATAGGCGGGATTGCCGCCACAAAGCGCCATGCGCATGCGAGTAGATATTTTACACCACAGCAATTAGAGTCGTTGTTTTCATTAACGGGCTTCAAAAATATAGTAATAGAGACAAATAAGGAAGGAGAATTGATGTTAGCAGAGGCGATCAAGTAGATGCATATGAAATAGATAGTACTCACAAAAATTATGAATAAATAAGAGGTTGGTATGAGAAAAGGCTTCTAAGGCGAGCATCTCAATTTTGGACAATTGATAAAAACCGAAAAGCTTTTAAGCTGTTTCTGTAGTACTATAATATGCCCTTTAAGGGCAAAAAAGAGAGTAAAGGAGGGAAAAGATAAGTTATGGCTAAGATAGAGGATAAGGTGGACTTATACGACGACAGAGGGAACGTACTGGCGAAGGACGTGCCAATTACGGCACTCAGCCCATTGAAGAACCCGGCGATAAAGAAGATAGTCAGTCTTACGGTGCGAACAGCAGCAGTTGACTTAGCAGGGCTGGAGAAGAAACTAGCAACCGGTGCATTAGGTGGCAGGGGAATGGTGATAAGAGGCATTGGACTGAACCTGCCGATAGTGGACAAAGCGGAGGAGATAAGGAAAGAAGTAGAGGATATGCTGCGTGTAGAGCCAGGTGACGACACAAGAGTAGACCTGATGGGAGGAGGTAAGCGAATGTTGATAGAGACGCCAACGGCGAGGATTCTCAGTGATTATTCGGTTGGATTAACAGCGCCGTGCGCAGCACTGACGCATGCGATAATAGATGTGTGCAATGTTGATATGTGGGATGCACCGACAGTGAAGGCAGCAGTATGGGGCATGTACCCGCAGAATCCCGACCCTGGAGAGGGTGGATGCGCAGTGAAGATGTTGGTGGATGTGCCGATGAAGAATGAGGGAATGGGGTATGTGCTGAGGAACATACCTGTGAATCACCTCGCGGCTACTGTAAGGAAGAGAGCGCTGCAGGGTGCGGCATTGGCAATGATACTGGAGAAGGCGGCGCAATGGGAGATGGGCAACGCAATAGGACCATTTGAGCGTGGACATCTGCTTGACCTGGCATACGAGGGTATGAATGCGAACAACCTGCTGTACAACCTGATAAAGGAGAATGGGAAGACCGGTACGCTGGGTGATGTTGTGTACAGCCTGGTAGAGAAGGCGAAAGCAGATGGGTTATTGAAAGAGAAGAAGAAGATGCCATCGGGATTTGTTGTATATGATACCGATGACATGCAGTTGTGGAACGCATATGCATCAGCAGGGATGCTTGCTGCGGTATGTGTAAATTGTGCAGCGATGAGAGCAGGGCAGTCGGTACCGCCAAACATCATGTACTTCAATGAGTTGTTGGAGCATGAGACGGGCATGCCTGGGGTTGACTTTGGAATGGCACAGGGTACTTCCGTGTCGAGTTCGTTCTTCTCGCACTCGATCTACGGTGGTGGAGGTCCTGGTGTCTTCTATGGTAACCACATTGTTACAAGGCATGCAAAGGGGCAGTTTATACCATGCTTCTGCGCTGCGATGTGCATAGATGCTGATACAATGTACTTCATACCCGCAAGGACATCAGCACTGTATGGAGAGGTCCTGGGTGCGATACCGGAGTTCGCGGAGCCGATGAAGGCAGTAGCAGAGGGTGCAAAGGAGATTATGTAAGGAGGTGAAAAAGAAATGCCACAATTTTGGCCTGGTTCGAGCTTTATAGCCGAGAACCGCAGGAAATATATGAATCCTGAGTACAAGTTTGAGAAGTTGCGAGATATACCAGAAGAGGACGTAGTGAGATTGCTGGCGCATCGTGCGCCTGGTGAGGAATACAAGAGCATACATCCGCCATTGGAGGAGATGGAAGAGCCTGAATGCGCGGTTCGTGAGATGGTGGAACCCACAGAAGGAGCAAAAGCAGGCGACCGGATAAGATACAACCAGTTTACAGA encodes:
- a CDS encoding class I SAM-dependent methyltransferase — protein: MPVELLKNEQELVKKLGRRIRGKGDATVSVLDMGCGTGRLAAYLREEAGCEVLGIDVMRDKIERARRIRGRGVEFGVQSAEYMGLKDETFDFVVSLKVLHEIPHPKIALREAIRVLKNRGRILIIDWIGGIAATKRHAHASRYFTPQQLESLFSLTGFKNIVIETNKEGELMLAEAIK
- the mcrB gene encoding coenzyme-B sulfoethylthiotransferase subunit beta, which codes for MAKIEDKVDLYDDRGNVLAKDVPITALSPLKNPAIKKIVSLTVRTAAVDLAGLEKKLATGALGGRGMVIRGIGLNLPIVDKAEEIRKEVEDMLRVEPGDDTRVDLMGGGKRMLIETPTARILSDYSVGLTAPCAALTHAIIDVCNVDMWDAPTVKAAVWGMYPQNPDPGEGGCAVKMLVDVPMKNEGMGYVLRNIPVNHLAATVRKRALQGAALAMILEKAAQWEMGNAIGPFERGHLLDLAYEGMNANNLLYNLIKENGKTGTLGDVVYSLVEKAKADGLLKEKKKMPSGFVVYDTDDMQLWNAYASAGMLAAVCVNCAAMRAGQSVPPNIMYFNELLEHETGMPGVDFGMAQGTSVSSSFFSHSIYGGGGPGVFYGNHIVTRHAKGQFIPCFCAAMCIDADTMYFIPARTSALYGEVLGAIPEFAEPMKAVAEGAKEIM